A window of Marinobacter salarius contains these coding sequences:
- a CDS encoding AMP-binding protein, whose product MFDLGRSFLASVERRPQATAIADGTLRKSYETWFQDIQSVARCLEGFGLSKGDRLLVIMQNRWQMATLHWACQFAGIIVTPVNWRSTAQDLEFLITDTEARVVAYDESASEAVQNCSSARSLVRITSGQIKDPDAHDFNSLLGTRGDTILRATAEDLSLMLYTSGTSGKPKGVPRVHRAERSAALAHVAQNLYRHDECTLGVMPLYHTMGVRSLLSMALVDGKFVCIPKFDPKETLDAIEREQVSNLYLVPTLYHMLIEHPDFDPGRVGSVDKLGYAGAPMSAGLIARVEAAFNPSLFVNHYGSSEIYTFTIDQNASQKPGSSGRASLNQRIRVVRIGADTPDEQMPVCEEGEIIADMNGDEAFQGYWQRPDADQKALKQGWYFTSDTGYFDADGDLFVTGRVDDLIITGGENVSPVEIEDVLSLHPQVEEVVVVGLPDERWGKIVTAFVKPRAPIKEEELDRHCIERELTRFKRPRRYVFVDEIPKSPVGKILRRVLREQEPSTTNNQ is encoded by the coding sequence ATGTTTGATCTTGGTCGAAGTTTTCTTGCGTCTGTGGAGCGCCGCCCCCAGGCGACAGCGATTGCGGACGGAACCCTGCGCAAAAGCTATGAGACCTGGTTCCAGGACATCCAGAGCGTCGCCCGATGCCTCGAAGGGTTTGGTCTGAGTAAAGGAGACCGCCTGCTGGTCATCATGCAGAACCGCTGGCAGATGGCGACGCTGCACTGGGCATGCCAGTTCGCCGGTATCATTGTGACTCCGGTAAATTGGCGTTCGACCGCCCAGGATCTTGAATTCTTGATCACCGATACCGAGGCACGTGTTGTCGCCTACGACGAATCCGCCAGCGAAGCGGTGCAAAACTGCTCGTCTGCCCGGTCTCTTGTGCGCATTACCTCTGGCCAGATCAAGGACCCGGACGCCCATGACTTCAACAGTCTTCTGGGCACCCGGGGTGACACCATACTGCGGGCCACGGCAGAGGATCTTTCGCTGATGCTCTATACCTCGGGCACCAGTGGCAAACCCAAGGGCGTGCCCCGGGTGCACCGGGCAGAGCGTTCGGCGGCGCTGGCCCATGTGGCGCAGAATCTTTATCGACACGATGAGTGCACGCTCGGTGTCATGCCGCTCTATCACACCATGGGAGTGCGCTCGCTGCTCTCCATGGCGTTGGTTGATGGCAAATTCGTATGCATACCGAAGTTTGACCCCAAGGAAACGCTCGATGCGATTGAGCGTGAGCAGGTCAGTAATCTCTACCTGGTGCCAACGCTCTACCACATGCTGATCGAACATCCGGATTTCGACCCGGGGCGTGTTGGGAGTGTTGACAAGCTCGGCTATGCTGGCGCCCCCATGAGCGCTGGACTGATCGCCCGTGTAGAGGCCGCTTTCAATCCCAGTCTGTTCGTCAATCACTACGGCAGTTCCGAGATCTACACCTTCACCATCGACCAGAACGCCAGCCAAAAGCCCGGCTCCTCTGGGCGTGCTTCCCTCAATCAGCGCATTCGCGTCGTCCGGATTGGAGCCGACACACCCGACGAGCAAATGCCCGTTTGCGAGGAAGGCGAAATCATTGCCGACATGAACGGTGACGAAGCCTTTCAGGGTTACTGGCAACGACCGGATGCCGACCAAAAGGCCCTAAAACAGGGCTGGTATTTCACCAGTGATACTGGCTATTTCGACGCCGACGGTGACCTTTTTGTGACCGGGCGGGTTGATGATCTGATTATCACCGGCGGCGAGAACGTCAGCCCGGTGGAGATCGAAGACGTTCTTTCCCTGCACCCCCAGGTAGAAGAAGTTGTGGTGGTAGGCCTGCCTGATGAACGCTGGGGCAAGATCGTCACCGCTTTTGTGAAACCCCGGGCACCGATCAAAGAGGAAGAACTCGACCGTCACTGTATTGAGCGTGAGCTGACCCGGTTCAAACGACCTCGTCGTTATGTCTTCGTCGACGAAATTCCCAAGTCGCCGGTGGGCAAGATTCTTCGTCGGGTACTGCGAGAGCAGGAGCCCTCCACCACCAACAACCAGTGA
- a CDS encoding (2Fe-2S)-binding protein produces the protein MHLKADTRHRVTVTLNGRERAGYAEPRTLLSDFLRHELGATGTRVGCEHGVCGACTVLVDGRASRSCLMLAVQAQGRDLQTVESLAREETLNDLQQAFRKHHALQCGFCTAGILISSTEFLTRVSRPTETQVRDMLSGHLCRCTGYTGIVNAILEVAETRDHEVSGPTDKEQENNNV, from the coding sequence ATGCACCTCAAGGCTGATACACGGCACCGTGTCACTGTCACTCTCAATGGCCGGGAACGCGCCGGTTATGCAGAGCCGCGCACACTGCTCAGTGATTTCCTGCGCCACGAACTGGGCGCCACCGGCACGCGGGTGGGCTGTGAGCACGGTGTATGCGGTGCCTGCACGGTACTGGTCGACGGTCGGGCCAGCCGTTCCTGTCTGATGCTGGCGGTACAGGCTCAGGGCAGGGATTTGCAGACGGTCGAGTCGCTCGCCCGCGAAGAGACGCTGAATGATCTCCAGCAGGCGTTTCGCAAACACCATGCCCTGCAATGCGGCTTCTGTACCGCGGGCATCCTGATATCCAGTACCGAGTTCCTGACCCGGGTATCGAGACCCACCGAGACGCAGGTCCGCGACATGTTATCGGGGCACCTGTGTCGTTGCACAGGCTACACGGGCATCGTCAACGCCATCCTTGAGGTCGCCGAAACGCGTGATCACGAGGTTTCAGGACCAACCGACAAAGAACAGGAGAACAATAATGTTTGA
- a CDS encoding enoyl-CoA hydratase/isomerase family protein, with translation MKENELKEFLSSGFDGFEVHLDPAGERADIVLNRPPLNVIEMNQRDELRSVFEALDELSDVRVIVLRGVGEHFSSGGNIRGFLEASPEHVSKLADNVAAPARCSKPVIAANRGYTFGVGFELSLACDFRIASETTLYALPEQKLGQIPGSGGSARLQKTIGITRTKDMVMRARRISGSQALEWGFVTECVADDELERATDALVKELRFFSPLAQRTAKRMINDNEDATLSVAIEMEGHCYSRLRSSEDFREGVEAFQEKRKPEFRGK, from the coding sequence ATGAAAGAGAATGAATTGAAGGAATTCCTGTCCTCGGGCTTCGACGGCTTCGAGGTCCATCTTGATCCTGCCGGGGAACGTGCGGATATCGTGCTTAACCGCCCGCCTCTGAACGTTATAGAGATGAACCAGCGTGATGAGTTGCGCTCGGTCTTCGAGGCTCTGGACGAGCTTTCGGACGTCCGGGTCATCGTGCTGCGCGGTGTTGGGGAGCATTTCTCCAGCGGCGGTAATATCCGGGGCTTCCTGGAAGCTTCACCAGAACATGTATCGAAACTGGCAGACAACGTTGCGGCACCGGCTCGTTGCAGCAAGCCGGTGATCGCTGCTAACCGTGGCTACACCTTCGGGGTTGGCTTCGAACTGTCCCTGGCCTGCGATTTTCGCATTGCATCGGAAACAACCCTTTATGCATTGCCAGAGCAGAAGTTGGGGCAAATACCCGGTTCGGGTGGTTCGGCCCGGCTACAAAAAACCATCGGCATCACCCGCACCAAGGACATGGTAATGCGTGCCAGGCGAATCAGCGGCTCCCAGGCTCTTGAGTGGGGCTTCGTGACTGAATGTGTTGCCGATGATGAGCTGGAAAGGGCAACGGATGCGCTGGTGAAAGAGTTGCGGTTTTTCTCCCCACTGGCACAGCGTACGGCCAAGCGGATGATCAATGACAATGAGGACGCCACCTTGTCGGTCGCCATTGAGATGGAGGGGCACTGCTACAGCCGCCTGCGTTCTTCCGAGGATTTCCGTGAGGGAGTGGAAGCCTTTCAGGAGAAACGTAAGCCTGAATTCCGGGGTAAATGA